Genomic window (Xylanimonas protaetiae):
GGGGTGGCGGTGCTGCTCAGCCCGGTCGCGGCCGTGTGCCTCGCCGTCGTCATGGTCGGGGCCGTGGTCGTCCACGTGCGGCGCGGCGAGAGCTTCGCCCCCGCGCTCGTGCCCCTCGCGCTGGCCGTCGTCGGCGCCGTCCTGGGGTTCCTGCACCTGGCGTGACGACGTCGCCGGGGTGGGTGGCGGGGTCTAGCTTCTAGCGGTCGACGCCCAGGCCGTCGACGACCTCGGCGCCCGGGATCGCGCACAGCAGCTCGCCCGGCATGAGCACCTTGGAGTGCCGCACGCCCGAACCCTGCAGCGCCAGGGCACCCGGTGCGGCAAAGCGCGCGTCCACGAGCAGCCGCCAGCCCGCCGGCAGGCCCAGCGGGCCGATGCCGCCGTACTCCTGGCCCGACTCCGCGACGGCGCGCTCGCGGCTCAGGAACGACGCCTTGCGCACGTCGAGCAGCCTGCGCACGCGGGTGTTGACGTCGGCGAACGTCGTCGCGGGCACCACGCACGCTGCGACGCGCTCCACCTCGCCGCGACGCCCCGAGACCAGCACGCAGTTCGCGCTGGCCTCGGGCGGCAGTCCGTGGACCTCGTTGAGCGTGGCGGTGTCGGCGTGGTCCGGGTCGATGGCTGCGACGGCGACGCCGCCCGCCACGCGGTCGTCGGCGTCGGCCCAGGCGCGCAGCGCGCCCAGGACGGTCGGTGCGAGCAGGTCGGGACGGTCGAGCGCCGGGACCCACGTCAGCCTGCCGAGGGCGGGCAGGATCATCGCTGGTAGGTGCCCACGAGCACGGCCCGCGCGAGCGTGTGGAACACGGCGTTGAACGCGACGACGGCGTTCGAGACCTCCGGGCCGATGCCGAGCGTCGGGACGTCGAGCGCGTGCACCGCGAAGAAGTACCGGTGCTCGTGGTCGCCGTGCGGCGGGGCGGCCGGAGTGAAGCCGTAGCTGCCGCCGTCGTTGCGGACCTGCGCGGCGCCCGCGGGCAGGTTGCCGCCGTCCGCGGCGCCCGCGTCGGCGGCCAGGGAGGTGACGGAGGCGGGGATGTCGTAGGCGTTCCAGTGCCAGAAGCCCGACGGCGTCGGCGCGTCCGGGTCGTACACCGAGACGGCGAACGACTGCGTCCCGGCGGGGAAGCCCGACCACTCCAGCGCGGGCGAGGCGCCTGCGCCGTCGGCGGAGAACCGGACGTCCAGCCGCTGCCCGTCGGCGACGTCCGGGCTGGTCAGCGTGAACGAGGGCACCTGCGGCAGGAGCGAGTAGGGGTCCGGGGGATAGGGGCGCTCGAGGCTCATGTGCGCCATCGTGCCCCTGGCCAGGGGGAGACGCCACCCTGTTGACACTCCTGCCGGAACGAGATTGACTAGAACAGGTGTTCGAACCCGAGCACGACGGACGCCAGCGCCGCCCGCGGGGGAAGGGGATCCCCATGACCGTCGTCGTCACCGGCGATCGTGCCCTTCCCGGGGAAGCCGCGGGCGGTGCGGGCGTCGCGCGCCGGACGAGCGACCGCCAGACCAGTGACCGCCAGACCAGCGACCGCCGGGCACGCGCGCTGGCCGCGCTCGCGGCGGCCGAGCTGCGTACGGGTGTGCAGCGGCCCCGCGCGCAGGCGTCTGCGGTGGTCGAGCATGCCGAACCCGGGACGCAGCGTTCCGGCGGGGTCGTTCCGGCGGGCGCCGCCGCCGGGGAACGCGGGTCCGTCAGGCCAGGCTGGACCGCCGGGGCAGGCTCTGGGACAGCTCCTGTCGGCGCAGGCTCTGCCGGAGTGGCGCCGCTGTCCGCGCCGCACGGCCCGCGCTCCCGGCGCCTGCCCCTGCAGCCCGCCCTGCCCGTGCAGCCCGCCCTGCCCGTGCAGCCCGCCCTCGCTGCCCTGCTGCCGGGCGGCGTGCTGCCCGTGGGCGGCACGCTCGCCGTCCACGGGTCGACGTCGCTGCTGCTCGGGCTGCTGGCCGCCACCTCCGCGGAAGGGGCGTGGGTCGCGTTCGTCGGGGCGCCCGCGCTGGGGCTCGTCGCGGCCGCCGACGCCGGGCTCTGCCTCGAGCGCGTCGCCGTCGTCCCGGCGCCAGGGGTCGACGCGCCGACCGTCGTCGCGGCGCTGCTCGACGGCGTCGACGTCGTCGTGCTCGGGCCGGACGTCGTGCTGCTCGACGGCGACCGGCGTCGGCTGACCGCCCGCGCCCGGGAGCGGGGAGCGGTGCTCGCGACGACGACGCCATGGCCGGGCGCGCACGTGACGCTCGACGTGCGCGGCGGGTCCTGGTGGGGCGCGGACCACGGGGCGGGGTGGCTGCGGCGCCGGACGCTGCGCGTGCGGCGTACCGGGCGCGGCGCGGCGGCGCGGCCGCTGGAGGTGGACGTGGAGGTGCCGGTGGTCGCGCCCGCCCCGGTCGCATCCGCCTCGGTCCCCTCCACCGAGGTCGCGTCCCCCGCGGAGGCCGGGCGGGTCCGGACGCCCGTGCTGCGGGTGGTCGCATGAGTCCCGTCGCGTCGTCGCGGCGCCCCGCGACCCCGGTCCCGCAGGGTGGCTCCCCGGACCTGGCACCGACCACCCGGACCGCCGTCCTGTGGGTGCCCGACTGGCCCGTCGTCGCGGCGATGGGCGTCGCCGGCGTCGACGCGCACGTGCCCGCCGCGGTGCTCACGCACCAGGGCGTGGTCGCGGCGTCGGCGGTCGCGCGCTCGGCGGGCGTGCGCCGCGGGATGCGGCGCCGGGTCGCGCAGGAGCGCTGCCCCGAGCTGGTGCTGCTGCCCGCCGACGACGCCCGCGACGCCCGCGAGTTCGAGCCGGTGGCGGTGGCGGCCGAGACGGTCGTCGCCGGGGTGGAGGTGGCCCGGCCCGGGCTCCTGCTGCTGCCCTCCGACGGCGCCGCGCGCTACCACGGCACCGAGGAACAGCTGGCGCTCGCCCTGGTCGAGGCGGTGTCGGCAGCGGGGTTCGAACCGCAGGTGGGCGTGGCCGACGGCATGCTCGCGGCGGTGCTCGCGGCGCGCGCCGACATCATCGTGCCGCCGGGCGGTTCGCGTGCGTTCCTCGCCCCGCGGCGCACCGTGGACCTGCTGCACGCCGTCACCGACCCGGGCAGCCTCGCGGCGGTGCGCGGCGCGGTCGACCTGTGGTGGCGACTCGGGATCCGCACGCTGGGCGACCTGACGGCGCTCCCGCCGGACGCGGTGCTCGGGCGGTTCGGCGACCTGGGCGCGTGGGCGCAGCGGCTCGCGGGCGGCGCGGACCTGCGCCCGCCCGCGCGTCGTCGCCCCGAGGAGGACCTCGTCGTGAGCGCGGAGCTCGACCCGCCGGCGGTGCGCGTCGACGTCGCGGCCTTCGCCGCCCGTCGCCTCGCAGAGGAGCTGCACGCGCTGCTGTCGCGGCGTGGGCTCGCGTGCGGGCGGCTGCGCATCACCGCACGCACCGAGGAGTCGACCCTCGAACGGGTCTGGCGCACCGAGGTTCTCCCGGGGTCCCCGCGAGCCCCCGCAGCGGGGCGAGGAGACCCGTGGAGCGGGGGTGGCCCGGCGACCGGGGGCCTGTCCGCCGCGCGCATCACCGACCGTGTGCGCTGGCAGCTCGAGGGATGGCTGACCACCGCCCAGGCGCGGCGCGGGCCTCGCGGCGAGGGCGACGCCGAGCCCGCGCCGATCACCCACCTGATGCTCGCGGCCGAGGAGGTCGTGCTCGCGGGCACGCACCAGCCGAGCCTGTGGGGCGCGGACGACGGCGGCGACGAGCGGGCCCGCCGCGCGCTCGGCCGCGTCCAGGGGCTGCTGGGCGGCGACGCCGTGCTCACCGTCGCGCTCCAGGGCGGGCGCGACCCGCGCGACCGCGTGCACCTGGTCCCGTTCGGGGAGCACGTCCCCGCCTCGCGCGCCCCGGACCTCCCGTGGCCGGGCGCCCTCCCCGCACCCGCCCCGGCGACGCTCCTCCCGGAGCCGCAGCCGGTGCACGTCCTGACCGCCGACGGCGCGGCCGTCACGGTCGACGCCCGGCTCCACCTGCCGTCGCCTCCCGCCGCGGTGGTCGAGCCGGCCACCACCGCTGCGCGGCGGCCCGGCGGGGTGGTGCCGACTGGCTCGGCGACAGGGTTCGGCTCGGCACCTGGGTCGGGTTCGGCGGCGGCCGGGTTCGGCTCGGCCGCCGGGTCAGGTGCCGCCGGGTCAGGTGCCGCCGGATCAGGTACGGCCGCCGGGTTCGGTGTCGTCGGGTGGGCGGGGCCCTGGCCGCTCGACGAACGGTGGTGGGAGCCCGGCGGCGGGCACCGGCGGGTGCTGCTCCAGGTGGCGCTCGACGACGGGCGCGGGCTGCTGCTGGCCTCCGACGGCGGCGAGTGGCTCGTGGAGGCGGTCTATGACTGAACCGTCGGCCACGCCCACGCAGGGACCCCGCTACGCCGAGCTGCACGCCCACTCGTCCTTCAGCTTCCTCGACGGCGCCTCGCACCCCGAGGAGCTCGTCGCCGAGGCCGTACGCCTGGGCCTGAGCGCCCTGGCCGTCACCGACCACGATGGGCTCTACGGCGTCGTGCGGCACTCGCTGGCCGCGCGCGACGCCCCCGTGAAGACCGTGTTCGGGGCGGAGCTGCACCTGCCCGTGCCGGCTGGGCCGGGCAGCGGGCCGCGCCCGGTGCTCGACCCACCCACGGGCGTCCCCGACCCGCGGTCCGAGCACCTGCTCGTCCTCGCGCGCGGCAAGGACGGCTACGCCCACCTGTCCGCCGCGATCGCCACCGCGCACCTCCGGACGGAGGTCAAGGGCAAGGCCGCCTACCGCCTGGAAGAGCTGGGGGAGCAGGCCGCGGGCGAGTGGCTCGTCCTCACCGGCTGCCGCAAGGGGTCGGTGCGCCGGGCGCTGGCCGCGCAAGGGCGGACCGCCGCGCGCCAGGAGCTCGACCGGCTCGTCGCCCTGTTCGGCCGCGAGAACGTCGCCGTCGAGATCACCGCCACCGGCGACCCCCGCGACGCCGACCTGCACGACGCCCTCGCGACGCTCGCCCGCGACGCCCGCCTGCCGCTCGTCGCGACCACCAACGCCCACTACGCCCGGCCCCGCGACGCCCGCCTGGCCCAGGCCCTCGCCGCCGTGCGCGCCACCCGCTCCCTGGAGCAGCTCGACGGCTGGCTTCCCGGTGCCCCCGTCGCCCACCTGCGCTCGGGCGCCGAGATGGCCCGCCTGCACCACCGCCACCCGGACTCCGTGCCGACGGCGGCGGCGCTCGCGGACGAGTGCGCCTTCGACCTGCGCCTGGTCGCTCCCCAGCTGCCGCCGTACCAGGTGCCGGAAGGTCACGACGAGGCGTCCCACCTGCGCGAGCTGGTCTACCGCGGGGCGACCGACCGCTACGGCCCCCGCCACGCCGAACGCGTCAAGGGTGCGTGGGACAAGATCGACCACGAGCTCGCGATCATCGAGCAGCTGCACTTCCCCGGCTACTTCCTCGTGGTCTACAGCCTGGTCGAGTTCTGCCGGGTGAACGGGATCCTCGCCCAGGGCCGGGGGAGCGCGGCCAACTCGGCGGTCTGCTATGCGCTCGGCATCACCGCCGTCGACGCCGTCAAGTACGAGCTGCTGTTCGAGCGCTTCCTCGCCCCGGAGCGCGACGGGCCGCCCGACATCGACATCGACATCGAGTCCGGCCGCCGCGAGGAGGTCATCCAGCACGTGTACGAGACGTTCGGCCGCAGGCACGCCGCACAGGTCGCCAACGTCATCTCGTACCGCCCGCGCTCGGCCGTCCGGGACGCCGCCCGGGCGCTGGGGTACGACGTCGGGCAGCAGGACGCGTGGTCGAAGACGATCGAGCGGTGGGGGTCGCTGCGCGACCACCCCAAGGTCGAGCCGGCCGTCGAGACGCGGGCGTCCGCCAAGGACGCGCGCGGCGCCGCCGTCTGGGGCAGCCGGGACCGCGACTGGACCCCGAACCTCGGCTACGCCGCCCGGCCCCGGGTGGTGGACCCGCTCGCGCACGACGACGGCGACCGCCCCCGGGGCGGGCTCACGGAGGGCGAGGCCTTCTCTCGTCGTGCCGACGACGGTGCCTTCTCTCGTCGTGCCGACGACGGTGCCTTCTCTCGTCGTGCCGACGACGCCCACGACGTGGTCCCCGCCCACGCGCCACCCTCGGCGGAGGACGAGGGCCTCATCCCCGAGCACGTCATCGACCTTGCCGAGCGGTTCCTGCGCCTGCCCCGTCACCTGGGCATCCACTCCGGCGGCATGGTCATGTGCGACCGCCCCGTCATCGAGGTGTGCCCCGTGGAGTGGGCCCGCATGGAGGGCCGCACGGTGCTCCAGTGGGACAAGGAGGACTGCGCCGACGCGGGCCTGGTGAAGTTCGACCTCCTGGGCCTCGGCATGCTCACCGCGCTCCGCTACGCCTTCGAGAGCGTCGAGAGCCACACGGGAGAGCGGCTGCACCTCCACAGCCTGCCCGAGGAGGACCCCGCGGTGTACGCGCTGCTGTGCGCCGCGGACACCGTGGGGGTGTTCCAGGTGGAGTCTCGTGCCCAGATGGCCACGCTGCCGCGCCTGCGGCCGCGGAAGTTCTACGACATCGTCGTCGAGGTCGCGCTGATCCGGCCCGGTCCCATCCAGGGTGGCAGCGTCAACCCGTTCATCGAGCGTCGCAGGGGCCGCCAGAAGGTCGAGTACCGGCACCAGCTCCTGGAGAACTCCCTGAAGCGGACCCTCGGCGTGCCGCTGTTCCAGGAGCAGCTCATGCAGATGGCGATCGACGTCGCCGGGTTCACCCCGGCCGAGTCGGACCGGCTGCGGCGCGCCATGGGCTCCAAGCGGTCGAAGGAGAAGATGGAGGCCCTGCGCGGCCGCCTCCTGGAGGGGATGACGGAGAACGGCATCCCGTCCGACCTGCAGGAGGAGATCTACGAGAAGCTCCAGGCGTTCGCCGACTTCGGGTTCCCCGAGTCCCACGCGTACTCGTTCGCGTACCTCGTCTACGCCTCGTCCTGGCTCAAGGTGCACCACCCGGCCGCGTTCTACGCGGGGCTGCTGGCCGCGCAGCCCATGGGGTTCTACTCGCCGCAGTCGCTCGT
Coding sequences:
- a CDS encoding YbaK/EbsC family protein, whose translation is MILPALGRLTWVPALDRPDLLAPTVLGALRAWADADDRVAGGVAVAAIDPDHADTATLNEVHGLPPEASANCVLVSGRRGEVERVAACVVPATTFADVNTRVRRLLDVRKASFLSRERAVAESGQEYGGIGPLGLPAGWRLLVDARFAAPGALALQGSGVRHSKVLMPGELLCAIPGAEVVDGLGVDR
- a CDS encoding YbhB/YbcL family Raf kinase inhibitor-like protein translates to MSLERPYPPDPYSLLPQVPSFTLTSPDVADGQRLDVRFSADGAGASPALEWSGFPAGTQSFAVSVYDPDAPTPSGFWHWNAYDIPASVTSLAADAGAADGGNLPAGAAQVRNDGGSYGFTPAAPPHGDHEHRYFFAVHALDVPTLGIGPEVSNAVVAFNAVFHTLARAVLVGTYQR
- a CDS encoding DNA polymerase Y family protein; the encoded protein is MGVAGVDAHVPAAVLTHQGVVAASAVARSAGVRRGMRRRVAQERCPELVLLPADDARDAREFEPVAVAAETVVAGVEVARPGLLLLPSDGAARYHGTEEQLALALVEAVSAAGFEPQVGVADGMLAAVLAARADIIVPPGGSRAFLAPRRTVDLLHAVTDPGSLAAVRGAVDLWWRLGIRTLGDLTALPPDAVLGRFGDLGAWAQRLAGGADLRPPARRRPEEDLVVSAELDPPAVRVDVAAFAARRLAEELHALLSRRGLACGRLRITARTEESTLERVWRTEVLPGSPRAPAAGRGDPWSGGGPATGGLSAARITDRVRWQLEGWLTTAQARRGPRGEGDAEPAPITHLMLAAEEVVLAGTHQPSLWGADDGGDERARRALGRVQGLLGGDAVLTVALQGGRDPRDRVHLVPFGEHVPASRAPDLPWPGALPAPAPATLLPEPQPVHVLTADGAAVTVDARLHLPSPPAAVVEPATTAARRPGGVVPTGSATGFGSAPGSGSAAAGFGSAAGSGAAGSGAAGSGTAAGFGVVGWAGPWPLDERWWEPGGGHRRVLLQVALDDGRGLLLASDGGEWLVEAVYD
- a CDS encoding error-prone DNA polymerase; the encoded protein is MTEPSATPTQGPRYAELHAHSSFSFLDGASHPEELVAEAVRLGLSALAVTDHDGLYGVVRHSLAARDAPVKTVFGAELHLPVPAGPGSGPRPVLDPPTGVPDPRSEHLLVLARGKDGYAHLSAAIATAHLRTEVKGKAAYRLEELGEQAAGEWLVLTGCRKGSVRRALAAQGRTAARQELDRLVALFGRENVAVEITATGDPRDADLHDALATLARDARLPLVATTNAHYARPRDARLAQALAAVRATRSLEQLDGWLPGAPVAHLRSGAEMARLHHRHPDSVPTAAALADECAFDLRLVAPQLPPYQVPEGHDEASHLRELVYRGATDRYGPRHAERVKGAWDKIDHELAIIEQLHFPGYFLVVYSLVEFCRVNGILAQGRGSAANSAVCYALGITAVDAVKYELLFERFLAPERDGPPDIDIDIESGRREEVIQHVYETFGRRHAAQVANVISYRPRSAVRDAARALGYDVGQQDAWSKTIERWGSLRDHPKVEPAVETRASAKDARGAAVWGSRDRDWTPNLGYAARPRVVDPLAHDDGDRPRGGLTEGEAFSRRADDGAFSRRADDGAFSRRADDAHDVVPAHAPPSAEDEGLIPEHVIDLAERFLRLPRHLGIHSGGMVMCDRPVIEVCPVEWARMEGRTVLQWDKEDCADAGLVKFDLLGLGMLTALRYAFESVESHTGERLHLHSLPEEDPAVYALLCAADTVGVFQVESRAQMATLPRLRPRKFYDIVVEVALIRPGPIQGGSVNPFIERRRGRQKVEYRHQLLENSLKRTLGVPLFQEQLMQMAIDVAGFTPAESDRLRRAMGSKRSKEKMEALRGRLLEGMTENGIPSDLQEEIYEKLQAFADFGFPESHAYSFAYLVYASSWLKVHHPAAFYAGLLAAQPMGFYSPQSLVGDARRHGVTVLRPDLNASTALASVERLPDDAALEPERVPLPRSPSPEHGPEPDLRLAVRQGLAEVRNIGADLAEAIVAERSARGAYRDLRDLVHRVHLTTSQLEALATAGATESLGASRREALWAAGALGQEGPDTLAGVSVGVEAPSLPGMSDVETAVADAWATGVTPGLSPVEMVRDGLTRAGVVTVLEATRTDAGRYIAVGGVVTHRQRPGTAGGVTFLSLEDETGLLNVVCSPRIWQRFRTVARSAPAMVVRGRVEAADGATNLVAGHLAPLRLPVRTRSRDFR